The Caballeronia sp. SL2Y3 genomic sequence CGCAGCGTCACGCCGACGGAAGCCGGGCAGCGTCTGATCGAGCGGCTCACGCCCGCATTCGCGGAGATCGCCGGCGCACTCGACGCCGTCAACGTCTTTCGCGACAGTCCCACGGGCACGCTGCGTCTCAATGTGCCGACGATCGCCTCGCGGGAAATTCTGCCGTCCATCATTCCGCGCTTCTTAGCAGCGCATCCGGGCATCTCGCTCGAAGTCAGCGCAACCGACAACTTCATCGACGTGCTCGCCGCGGGTTTCGACGCCGGCATCCGCTACGACGAAAGCATCGAGCGCGACATGATCGCCGTGCCGATCGGACCGCGCACGCAACGCTTCGTCGCGGCGGCCGCGCCTGCGTATCTCGAAGCGCATGGCGAGCCGAAGCATCCGCGCGAACTCGTGAATCACGCGTGCATCGGGCATCGCTTTGAAAGCGGCGTGCTCGCGTCGTGGGAATTCAAGCGCGGCGGCAAGACAGTGCGCATTACGCCGCGCGGGCCGCTTGCCACGACATCGATTGAACTGAGCCGCAGCGCCGCGCTCGCCGGACTCGGCCTGACCTACACCTTCGAAGAATTCGTCCGCGCGGAAATCGAGCGCGGCACGCTGGTTCCCGTGCTCAAGCCGTGGTGGCAGAGCTTTCCGGGGCCGTCCCTCTACTACCCGAGTCGCGCGCATATGCCCGGGCCGCTGCGCGCATTCGTCGACTTCCTTCGGGCGCAGAACGCGTCGCGCGTCGAGAAGTAACTTATACCGTTGCCAGAATTGTCCCAGTAAATTTGTTAGACGAAAGCTAAAGTTGGTCTAGCGAGGGACGTTAAACAAGCAAGAAGAGCAACAACTGGTTACAAACACGGTAAGTTCTTCCTAAAGCGACTCGGCTGCAAACGTTTGCACCGCATGCACTTCCGTCCCTGAAACACATGGAGGCACGCAAGCGCACGCGCTCGGCATC encodes the following:
- a CDS encoding LysR family transcriptional regulator yields the protein MSEPDLSDLHAYLAVARSRGFRQAALLRGVSASSLSDAIRRLEARLGVRLLNRTTRSVTPTEAGQRLIERLTPAFAEIAGALDAVNVFRDSPTGTLRLNVPTIASREILPSIIPRFLAAHPGISLEVSATDNFIDVLAAGFDAGIRYDESIERDMIAVPIGPRTQRFVAAAAPAYLEAHGEPKHPRELVNHACIGHRFESGVLASWEFKRGGKTVRITPRGPLATTSIELSRSAALAGLGLTYTFEEFVRAEIERGTLVPVLKPWWQSFPGPSLYYPSRAHMPGPLRAFVDFLRAQNASRVEK